In Rhodocyclaceae bacterium, the sequence GACGATCGAAGCCTTCGCCGACGCGATCCTGGCGCTCGACCACGAGATGCCGACGGGCACCTACGTCGACATGTGTTCGAAACTGCCGGTGGTAGACCCGGCCAGGATCAGCGCCGCCACCCTGCTGATGCGCGGTGAATTCGACGGCATCGCGGCACTGGACGACCTGATCGAGTTCTACAGGCGCCTGCCCAACGCAGACAAGCAGTTCGCGATGATGGCCGGCATCTCGCACGCGAGCTTCCAGCAGAAGAACTACAAGATGTGCTATCACATCCTGCATTCGTTCTTCACGCAGCCGGAACCGCTCTACCGCGGCTGATGCCCTGCCGATCCGTGCCACCACCATGGCACGGATCGGGTGCCGCACAGGTACGAGCAGTGCGCCCGGCGGGCGTTCACTGCGCCGGCCAGCCTCGCGCGACGTCCATGCAGGGCTGGTGCGCGAGCGGCATCCGTTGTCCCCGTCAGTCGATCCTGGCGCCAACCGCCTTGACGATCCTGGCCCACTTCACCATCTCGGCATTGAACAGCTTGCCGAACTCGTCCGGCGTGCCGCCGATCACCTCGTTGCCGCCATCGACCAGCGGCTTGCGCACCACCGGATCCTTCAGTGCCTTGACGATCTCGGCGTTCATCCGCATGACGATCTCGCGCGGGGTGTTGGCCGGTGCCAGCAGGCCGAGCCAGAGTGTTGCGTCGTACCCTGGCACTGCCTCCCCGATCGCCGGTACGTCCGGCAGCGCGGCGTTGCGCTGCGCGGTCGTCACGCCCAGTGCACGCAGCTTGCCGGACCGGATGAACGGCAGCACCGCGCTCATGCCGGTGAAGGACATCGACACCTCGCCGCCGAGCAGCGCCGCGATCGCCGGGCCGCTGCCCTTGAACGGCACATGCTCCATCTCGGTCTTCGCCAGCGACTCGAACAATGCCGCGAACAGATGCTGCGAACTGCCGTTGCCGGACGATGCATAGAAGATCTGCTTCGGCCGCTTGCGTGCGACCTCGATCAGTTCTTTCACGTTCTTCGCCGGGAAGGATGGATGCACCACCAGCACGTTGGGCGTCGAGGCGAAGTGGATGACCGGGGTGAAGTCCTTCACCGGATCGTAGGAAAGCTTGCCGTACAGTGCCGCGTTGATCACGTTCGTGTTGGACACGACCAGCCACGAATAACCGTCGGGCTGGGCCCGCGCGACGGCCTCCGAACCGAGCGTGCCGCCGGCACCCGGGCGATTCTCGATCACCACCTGCTGACCGAGCGTCTCAGACAGCTTCTGGCCGATGATGCGTGCCGGGATGTCGGCGACACCGCCCGACGAGAACGGCACCACCCACCGGACCGGCTTCACGGGCCATGCCTGGCAGAAGGCCGTGATCGGCAATGCGGCTGTCAACGCGAACGCTGCAGCGGCGAACGCCGCTCGGCTGGACGTGCCGGCCTCTTGCGCCGCGCCTGCCGGCGCAGTGCGGTGTTTCGGGTGCTCCATGCGTATCTCCATCCGTGCGGTCGCTCCGACCGCATTCTTTGTCCCTGAACTCGACGTCGGCAGCATTTTTCCGACTCCCTGACGCAAACCTGTCGGATGCTACCATCGGAGCGTCGGGACATCGGCCAGCGCGCGTTCGTACGACACCCTGAACGTTCCGGGCACGCGCCTGCTCAGTAGCCCCGGTCCGGATCCACCACGTTGCGAAGGGCGCCACCGGCGCGCCATTGCTGCAGGTTCTCGATCACCAGCGCAGCCGCAGTGGGCAGGCTGGTCACGCTGGCGATGTGCGGCGTGATCAGGATGCGCGGGTGCGTCCAGAACGGATGCCCCGCCGGCAACGGCTCGGTCTCGAACACGTCGAGCGTGGCCGAGGACAGCTGACCGGCATCGAGTGCCGCGACCAGGTCTGCATCGACCACATGGCCGCCGCGCGCAGCGTTCACCAGGCAGCTGCCGCGCGGCATCCGGGCGAAGGTCGATGCACCGAGGATGCCGCGCGTCTGGGCCGTCAGCGGCAAAAGGCAGACCAGGATCTGACTGCCGGAGAGGAAGGCGGACAGGCCGGCATCGCCCGCGTAGGTCTCGACGCCCGGCACCGTGCGGATGCGCCGTGACCAGCCCCGCACGTTGAAGCCCAGCCCCCGCAGCGCCACCGACGCACACGCGCCGAGTTCGCCCAGGCCCATGATTCCCACGACGCGCTCGGCGGCAAACGGACGCACCCGCTTCTGCCAGCGTCCGGCCTGCTGCAGCCAGTGGTAGTGGTCGAGTTCGCAATGATGGCGCAGCACCGCCGCCAGCACATACTCGGTCATCAGCACGCCGAGGTTGGGATCGACCATGCGCACCAGCGGCACCTGTCGGGGGAATGCCGGATCGGCGAGCAGCCCGTCGACGCCGGCACCGAGCGAGAACACCGCACGCAGGTTGGGGTAGCGTGCAAGGTCGCCCGGCTGGGTACGCCACGCGAAAGCAACGTCCACGTCGGCGGGATCGCCGATATCGGGCCAGACGCGAACCTGGAGGGAAGGATCCAGTTCCAGGAACATCTCGCGCCACGCATTCCCGTTCTCGGTGGGCGCATTGATCAGCAGGACCATCGTCGACTCCGGCGAATGATGCGCGCGGCTGCACGCATCGACGGAGCGTACCGCAGGTGGGTCGGGATCGCTGCGTGCGTACGGGTGAGACCGGTACCTCAGGGAAGGTGCGGCTCGGCGAGATAGTGCACCGACTGCATCTCGACGAGGCGACTGACAGTGCG encodes:
- a CDS encoding tripartite tricarboxylate transporter substrate binding protein; its protein translation is MEHPKHRTAPAGAAQEAGTSSRAAFAAAAFALTAALPITAFCQAWPVKPVRWVVPFSSGGVADIPARIIGQKLSETLGQQVVIENRPGAGGTLGSEAVARAQPDGYSWLVVSNTNVINAALYGKLSYDPVKDFTPVIHFASTPNVLVVHPSFPAKNVKELIEVARKRPKQIFYASSGNGSSQHLFAALFESLAKTEMEHVPFKGSGPAIAALLGGEVSMSFTGMSAVLPFIRSGKLRALGVTTAQRNAALPDVPAIGEAVPGYDATLWLGLLAPANTPREIVMRMNAEIVKALKDPVVRKPLVDGGNEVIGGTPDEFGKLFNAEMVKWARIVKAVGARID
- a CDS encoding glyoxylate/hydroxypyruvate reductase A; this encodes MFLELDPSLQVRVWPDIGDPADVDVAFAWRTQPGDLARYPNLRAVFSLGAGVDGLLADPAFPRQVPLVRMVDPNLGVLMTEYVLAAVLRHHCELDHYHWLQQAGRWQKRVRPFAAERVVGIMGLGELGACASVALRGLGFNVRGWSRRIRTVPGVETYAGDAGLSAFLSGSQILVCLLPLTAQTRGILGASTFARMPRGSCLVNAARGGHVVDADLVAALDAGQLSSATLDVFETEPLPAGHPFWTHPRILITPHIASVTSLPTAAALVIENLQQWRAGGALRNVVDPDRGY